TGAGCGGTACGGCGGCCCCGGCGCTGATTTCCTCTATGCGGTTATCATTATTGAAGAGTTGGCAAAGAGTAATTTCACCGGCCTGGGCGTCCGGCTGCACAGTGATGTTGTAACGCCGTATATTCTGGATTATGCCACGGAAGAGCAGAAACAAAAATATATCCCCGGATGCGTCGCCGGCGATATCATCACCGCCATCGGCATGACGGAGCCCAATACCGGCAGCGATCTGGCGGCGATCCGGACAACTGCCGTGAAAGACGGCAGCGAAATCGTCATAAACGGTCAAAAGACGTTTATCAGTAACGGAATCAACTGCGATCTGATTATCCTGGCCGCCAGAGATCCGGCTGAGACAACCCCCCACAGCGCCATTGATCTCTATCTGGTGGAAGCCGGTACACCGGGTTTTGAAAAAGGAAGGCGCATCAAAAAAGCCGGCTGGCATGCCCAGGATACGGCGGAACTTTTTTTCTCAGATTGCCGGATTCCTCAAGGGAATCGGCTTGGCGAAAAGGGAACAGGCTTTAAAAAATTGATGAATCATCTCCAGCCGGAGCGTCTGGTCGTTGCGATCGGCGCCGTCGCTGCCGCGGAATTCATGCTGGGGGAAACCATTTCATACGTTAAGAATCGTGAAGTTTTCGGGAAGCCCGTTGCCAGATACCAGCATACCAAATTTGAGATTGCGGAAATGGCTACAGAAATCAAACTGGGTCGGACCTACATCGATAAACTGATTATGGATCACATGGAAGGAGCGGATATCGTAACGGATGTTTCCATGGCAAAATACTGGACCACCGAAATGGCTTTTCGCGTGGCTGACCGGTGCATGCAGCTTTTTGGCGGCTACGGCTACTGTGAGGAATATCCCATCGCCCGCGCCTGGCGGGACATCCGGGTCAACCGCATCCTGGCGGGTACAAATGAAATCATGAAAATCGTCGTGGCCAGAAATCTGGGGTTATAATACAGGGGAACTCATTATTTTGTCCCTATACTTCTCCAACGAAGGGGCACTTTCTTGC
The DNA window shown above is from Candidatus Aminicenantes bacterium and carries:
- a CDS encoding acyl-CoA dehydrogenase family protein, translating into SFRKFLEKEIIPHIEEWEEAGIVPRSVWKKMGKEGFLCTGVPERYGGPGADFLYAVIIIEELAKSNFTGLGVRLHSDVVTPYILDYATEEQKQKYIPGCVAGDIITAIGMTEPNTGSDLAAIRTTAVKDGSEIVINGQKTFISNGINCDLIILAARDPAETTPHSAIDLYLVEAGTPGFEKGRRIKKAGWHAQDTAELFFSDCRIPQGNRLGEKGTGFKKLMNHLQPERLVVAIGAVAAAEFMLGETISYVKNREVFGKPVARYQHTKFEIAEMATEIKLGRTYIDKLIMDHMEGADIVTDVSMAKYWTTEMAFRVADRCMQLFGGYGYCEEYPIARAWRDIRVNRILAGTNEIMKIVVARNLGL